From the Thomasclavelia ramosa DSM 1402 genome, the window TATAATTTATTCTAATGTTTAATTTACTTCATCAATTTTAACATCTTTATTTTTCTTAACTGTTGCTTCTATTTTCTTATCATCATCACTAGTCCATGTAACTTTGTAAGACGTAGCTTTTTCTTCTTTTGGTGTTACATTAGTAGGTGTCGGCGCAATTGTTACATCTTCTAAACTTGTTTTCTTAATTGCTTCTTTCTCTATACTTTCATAAGTTATATCATCAGCAGCAGTTGCTTTAGCTCGTGCTTCTTCTGTTTGTATAACAATATAAATTGAATGTGCTTCTGCAACATATTTTGATTCTTTAGCATCATCAATATATCCCATTACCGCTGGAACAGCAATCGCAGCTAAAATCCCCAAAATTACTAATACTACGATGATTTCAATAAGCGTAAAACCTTTCTTATTTTTAGCTTTTTTCAATCTTTTTAATAATAATTCTTTCATTTTTTCTCCTCCGTTTATCATCAATGAATGTCTAAAAAGTTCTTAACAAAGTAAAACCGGTATTACCTCCTGGTCCCATGCAATACCGATTCTTTTCTTTCTTAACATAACTTTTTACTACAGTCTCATTATATACCCGAAGGTAAAAAATAACAATTAATATCTTAGACTAATCACACATAATTCAACTATTTTAATGTTTTTCGATAATTTGTGATGAACCCGTGATAAATATCATTATTAATCTTCTTGATTGTCTGTACAATTATTATTTTTATGTTGCTTTCGTTGTCTAAAATAATTAACAAGTGAATAATAAACAGGTATCGTTAAAAAAATTAACCAGGTTGGTGACCAAATATTTTCATAGAATCCCTCATACAAAAAATATAAAATCACTAATACAGGATACGGGAATCTGTTAAGGTTGCGGTGTTTAACTGCAGAAATTGCCCCTTCAATAATTGGAACAATTAATAAAAATATCCATAATGGATGCCATAACTCCGTGTATAAGGCTATCCCGATATAAGCAATAATTGCAAGTAATGCAAAAGGAAACTTTGTATAATCTTCATAGTAGTAATCCCAGCCTTTTTCTTTACGAATTTTACGCCATTCTTCTTGATCATATTTTTTATCATCCACAAACACACCAGAACCATCGATATGAATTCTTGAATCTTCTTTTGGATCCTCAACATGAATTCCATTCCAGCCAACATGAACCTCTTCACCATCTTCACCAGTCACATGAATCCCATGTTTTAAACTAATATGAACACTTTCTTTTTTCTTTTGTTTCTTATCTTCTTCTGTTTTTTCTTTTGATGCTTGTTGATTATTACCACTTTC encodes:
- a CDS encoding prepilin-type N-terminal cleavage/methylation domain-containing protein encodes the protein MKELLLKRLKKAKNKKGFTLIEIIVVLVILGILAAIAVPAVMGYIDDAKESKYVAEAHSIYIVIQTEEARAKATAADDITYESIEKEAIKKTSLEDVTIAPTPTNVTPKEEKATSYKVTWTSDDDKKIEATVKKNKDVKIDEVN
- a CDS encoding helix-turn-helix transcriptional regulator; translated protein: MNIEIANRLVRLRKEKNLSQEALANELGISRQAVSKWERAEASPDTDNLILLAKLYGMSLDDLLKTDQKEFESGNNQQASKEKTEEDKKQKKKESVHISLKHGIHVTGEDGEEVHVGWNGIHVEDPKEDSRIHIDGSGVFVDDKKYDQEEWRKIRKEKGWDYYYEDYTKFPFALLAIIAYIGIALYTELWHPLWIFLLIVPIIEGAISAVKHRNLNRFPYPVLVILYFLYEGFYENIWSPTWLIFLTIPVYYSLVNYFRQRKQHKNNNCTDNQED